From Elephas maximus indicus isolate mEleMax1 chromosome 1, mEleMax1 primary haplotype, whole genome shotgun sequence, a single genomic window includes:
- the BRD2 gene encoding bromodomain-containing protein 2 isoform X1, producing MLQNVTPHNKLSGEGNAGLLGLGPEAAAPGKRIRKPSLLYEGFESPTMASVPALQLTPANPPPPEVSNPKKPGRVTNQLQYLHKVVMKALWKHQFAWPFRQPVDAVKLGLPDYHKIIKQPMDMGTIKRRLENNYYWAASECMQDFNTMFTNCYIYNKPTDDIVLMAQTLEKIFLQKVASMPQEEQELVVTIPKNSHKKGAKLAAFQGSITSAHQVPAVSSVSHTALYTPPPEIPTTVLNIPHPSVISSPLLKSLHSAGPPLLAVSAAPSAQPLAKKKGVKRKADTTTPTPTAILAPGSPASPPGALEPKAARLPPVRRESGRPIKPPRKDLPDSQQQHQSSKKGKLSEQLKHCNGILKELLSKKHAAYAWPFYKPVDASALGLHDYHDIIKHPMDLSTVKRKMENRDYRDAQEFAADVRLMFSNCYKYNPPDHDVVAMARKLQDVFEFRYAKMPDEPLEPGPLPVSTALPPGLAKSSSESSSEESSSESSSEEEEEDEEDEEEEEESESSDSEEERAHRLAELQEQLRAVHEQLAALSQGPISKPKRKREKKEKKKKRKSEKHRGRAGVDEDDKGPRASRPPQPKKSKKASGSGSAAALGPPGFGPSGGTKLPKKATKTAPPALPAGYDSEEEEESRPMSYDEKRQLSLDINKLPGEKLGRVVHIIQAREPSLRDSNPEEIEIDFETLKPSTLRELERYVLSCLRKKPRKPYTIKKPVGKTKEELALEKKRELEKRLQDVSGQLNSTKKPPKKTSEKTESSVAQQVAVSRLSASSSSSDSSSSSSSSSSSDTSDSDSG from the exons gCTCTCTGGGGAGGGGAATGCAGGGTTATTGGGGCTGGGCCCAGAGGcagcagctccagggaaaagGATTCGAAAGCCCTCTCTGCTGTATGAGGGATTCGAGAGCCCCACAATGGCTTCAGTGCCAGCTTTGCAACTGACCCCTGCCAACCCACCACCCCCTGAGGTGTCCAATCCCAAAAAGCCAGGACGGGTCACCAACCAGCTGCAGTACCTGCACAAGGTGGTAATGAAGGCTTTGTGGAAACATCAGTTTGCATGGCCGTTCCGGCAGCCCGTGGATGCCGTCAAACTGGGTCTGCCG gattatcACAAAATTATAAAACAGCCTATGGACATGGGTACTATTAAGAGGAGACTTGAAAACAACTATTATTGGGCTGCTTCAGAGTGTATGCAGGATTTTAACACCATGTTCACCAACTGTTATATCTACAACAAA CCCACTGATGACATCGTACTTATGGCACAGACGCTGGAAAAGATCTTTCTACAGAAAGTGGCATCAATGCCACAAGAGGAGCAAGAGCTTGTTGTGACAATCCCTAAGAATAGCCACAAAAAGGGGGCCAAGTTGGCAG CTTTCCAAGGTAGTATCACCAGTGCTCATCAGGTGCCTGCTGTCTCATCTGTGTCACACACAGCTCTGTATACTCCACCACCTGAGATACCTACCACTGTCCTTAACATTCCCCACCCATCGGTgatctcctctccccttctcaagtCTCTGCACTCCGCCGGACCTCCGCTTCTTGCTGTCTCTGCAGCTCCCTCTGCTCAGCCCCTTGCCAAG AAGAAAGGGGTAAAGAGGAAAGCAGATACTACCACACCTACACCTACAGCCATCCTGGCTCCTGGTTCCCCAGCTAGCCCCCCTGGGGCTCTCGAGCCTAAGGCAGCGCGGCTTCCCCCTGTGCGAAGAGAGAGTGGCCGCCCCATCAAGCCACCCAGGAAAGACTTGCCTGATTCTCAGCaacaacaccagagctccaagaaaGGAAAGCTATCAGAACAGTTAAAACATTGCAATGGCATTTTGAAGGAGTTACTTTCCAAGAAACACGCTGCCTATGCCTGGCCCTTCTATAAACCAGTGGACGCTTCTGCTCTTGGCCTGCATGACTACCATGACATCATTAAGCACCCAATGGACCTCAGCACTGTCAAG CGGAAGATGGAGAATCGTGATTACCGTGATGCACAGGAGTTTGCTGCTGATGTGCGGCTTATGTTCTCCAATTGCTATAAGTACAATCCACCAGACCACGATGTTGTGGCCATGGCACGAAAGTTGCAG GATGTATTTGAGTTCCGTTATGCCAAGATGCCAGACGAACCCTTGGAACCAGGGCCTTTACCAGTTTCTACAGCCTTGCCCCCTGGCCTGGCCAAATCGTCTTCTGAGTCATCCAGTGAGGAAAGTAGCAGTGAGAGTTCctctgaggaagaggaggaagatgaagaggatgaggaggaagaagaagagagtgAAAGCTCTGACTCGGAGGAAGAAAGGGCTCATCGCTTGGCAGAACTGCAAGAACAG CTGCGGGCAGTACATGAACAATTGGCAGCCTTGTCCCAAGGCCCAATATCCAAGCCCAAgcggaagagagagaaaaaggaaaaaaagaaaaaacggaAGTCAGAGAAGCATCGAGGCCGAGCTGGGGTTGATGAAGATGACAAGGGACCCCGGGCTTCCCGCCCACCTCAGCCCAAGAAGTCCAAGAAAGCAAGTGGGAGTGGCAGTGCTGCTGCACTAGGACCTCCTGGCTTTGGGCCTTCTGGTGGCACCAA ACTTCCCAAAAAGGCCACAAAGACAGCCCCACCTGCCCTACCTGCAGGCTATGAttcagaagaagaggaagaaagcagGCCCATGAGTTATGATGAGAAGAGACAGTTAAGCTTGGACATCAACAAATTACCTGGGGAGAAGCTGGGCCGAGTAGTGCACATAATCCAAGCCAGAGAACCTTCTTTACGTGATTCAAACCCAGAGGAGATTGAAATTGACTTTGAAACACTCAAGCCGTCCACGCTCAGAGAGCTTGAGCGCTATGTCCTTTCCTGCTTACGAAAGAAACCGCGGAAGCCCTACA ccATTAAGAAACCTGTGGGAAAGACGAAGGAAGAACTGGCTTTAGAGAAGAAGCGAGAACTAGAAAAGCGGTTACAGGATGTTAGTGGGCAGCTGAATTCCACCAAAAAACCTCCCAAGAAAA CGAGTGAGAAAACAGAGTCTTCAGTGGCACAGCAAGTAGCGGTGTCACGCCTCAGCGCTTCCAGCTCCAGTTCGGATTCCAGCTCCTCTTCgtcatcttcctcttcttctgacACCAGTGATTCAGACTCAGGCTAA
- the BRD2 gene encoding bromodomain-containing protein 2 isoform X2 yields the protein MDMGTIKRRLENNYYWAASECMQDFNTMFTNCYIYNKPTDDIVLMAQTLEKIFLQKVASMPQEEQELVVTIPKNSHKKGAKLAAFQGSITSAHQVPAVSSVSHTALYTPPPEIPTTVLNIPHPSVISSPLLKSLHSAGPPLLAVSAAPSAQPLAKKKGVKRKADTTTPTPTAILAPGSPASPPGALEPKAARLPPVRRESGRPIKPPRKDLPDSQQQHQSSKKGKLSEQLKHCNGILKELLSKKHAAYAWPFYKPVDASALGLHDYHDIIKHPMDLSTVKRKMENRDYRDAQEFAADVRLMFSNCYKYNPPDHDVVAMARKLQDVFEFRYAKMPDEPLEPGPLPVSTALPPGLAKSSSESSSEESSSESSSEEEEEDEEDEEEEEESESSDSEEERAHRLAELQEQLRAVHEQLAALSQGPISKPKRKREKKEKKKKRKSEKHRGRAGVDEDDKGPRASRPPQPKKSKKASGSGSAAALGPPGFGPSGGTKLPKKATKTAPPALPAGYDSEEEEESRPMSYDEKRQLSLDINKLPGEKLGRVVHIIQAREPSLRDSNPEEIEIDFETLKPSTLRELERYVLSCLRKKPRKPYTIKKPVGKTKEELALEKKRELEKRLQDVSGQLNSTKKPPKKTSEKTESSVAQQVAVSRLSASSSSSDSSSSSSSSSSSDTSDSDSG from the exons ATGGACATGGGTACTATTAAGAGGAGACTTGAAAACAACTATTATTGGGCTGCTTCAGAGTGTATGCAGGATTTTAACACCATGTTCACCAACTGTTATATCTACAACAAA CCCACTGATGACATCGTACTTATGGCACAGACGCTGGAAAAGATCTTTCTACAGAAAGTGGCATCAATGCCACAAGAGGAGCAAGAGCTTGTTGTGACAATCCCTAAGAATAGCCACAAAAAGGGGGCCAAGTTGGCAG CTTTCCAAGGTAGTATCACCAGTGCTCATCAGGTGCCTGCTGTCTCATCTGTGTCACACACAGCTCTGTATACTCCACCACCTGAGATACCTACCACTGTCCTTAACATTCCCCACCCATCGGTgatctcctctccccttctcaagtCTCTGCACTCCGCCGGACCTCCGCTTCTTGCTGTCTCTGCAGCTCCCTCTGCTCAGCCCCTTGCCAAG AAGAAAGGGGTAAAGAGGAAAGCAGATACTACCACACCTACACCTACAGCCATCCTGGCTCCTGGTTCCCCAGCTAGCCCCCCTGGGGCTCTCGAGCCTAAGGCAGCGCGGCTTCCCCCTGTGCGAAGAGAGAGTGGCCGCCCCATCAAGCCACCCAGGAAAGACTTGCCTGATTCTCAGCaacaacaccagagctccaagaaaGGAAAGCTATCAGAACAGTTAAAACATTGCAATGGCATTTTGAAGGAGTTACTTTCCAAGAAACACGCTGCCTATGCCTGGCCCTTCTATAAACCAGTGGACGCTTCTGCTCTTGGCCTGCATGACTACCATGACATCATTAAGCACCCAATGGACCTCAGCACTGTCAAG CGGAAGATGGAGAATCGTGATTACCGTGATGCACAGGAGTTTGCTGCTGATGTGCGGCTTATGTTCTCCAATTGCTATAAGTACAATCCACCAGACCACGATGTTGTGGCCATGGCACGAAAGTTGCAG GATGTATTTGAGTTCCGTTATGCCAAGATGCCAGACGAACCCTTGGAACCAGGGCCTTTACCAGTTTCTACAGCCTTGCCCCCTGGCCTGGCCAAATCGTCTTCTGAGTCATCCAGTGAGGAAAGTAGCAGTGAGAGTTCctctgaggaagaggaggaagatgaagaggatgaggaggaagaagaagagagtgAAAGCTCTGACTCGGAGGAAGAAAGGGCTCATCGCTTGGCAGAACTGCAAGAACAG CTGCGGGCAGTACATGAACAATTGGCAGCCTTGTCCCAAGGCCCAATATCCAAGCCCAAgcggaagagagagaaaaaggaaaaaaagaaaaaacggaAGTCAGAGAAGCATCGAGGCCGAGCTGGGGTTGATGAAGATGACAAGGGACCCCGGGCTTCCCGCCCACCTCAGCCCAAGAAGTCCAAGAAAGCAAGTGGGAGTGGCAGTGCTGCTGCACTAGGACCTCCTGGCTTTGGGCCTTCTGGTGGCACCAA ACTTCCCAAAAAGGCCACAAAGACAGCCCCACCTGCCCTACCTGCAGGCTATGAttcagaagaagaggaagaaagcagGCCCATGAGTTATGATGAGAAGAGACAGTTAAGCTTGGACATCAACAAATTACCTGGGGAGAAGCTGGGCCGAGTAGTGCACATAATCCAAGCCAGAGAACCTTCTTTACGTGATTCAAACCCAGAGGAGATTGAAATTGACTTTGAAACACTCAAGCCGTCCACGCTCAGAGAGCTTGAGCGCTATGTCCTTTCCTGCTTACGAAAGAAACCGCGGAAGCCCTACA ccATTAAGAAACCTGTGGGAAAGACGAAGGAAGAACTGGCTTTAGAGAAGAAGCGAGAACTAGAAAAGCGGTTACAGGATGTTAGTGGGCAGCTGAATTCCACCAAAAAACCTCCCAAGAAAA CGAGTGAGAAAACAGAGTCTTCAGTGGCACAGCAAGTAGCGGTGTCACGCCTCAGCGCTTCCAGCTCCAGTTCGGATTCCAGCTCCTCTTCgtcatcttcctcttcttctgacACCAGTGATTCAGACTCAGGCTAA